In one window of Caenimonas aquaedulcis DNA:
- the rfbF gene encoding glucose-1-phosphate cytidylyltransferase: MKAVILAGGLGTRISEESHLKPKPMIEIGGMPVLWHIMKIYSHHGINDFVICLGYKGYAIKEYFANYFLHTSDVTFDMTRNSMEVHARHAEPWRVTLVDTGTETLTGGRLARVRSYLGDEPFCFTYGDGLADLDIAAAVRFHRAHGRHATVTAIQPPGRYGALRLDEGEGAVRDFQEKPAGDGGWINGGFFVLGPGVFPYIEGDHTSWETQPLQDLARDDQLRAFRHTGFWQAMDTLRDKNQLEDLWQGGAPWKVWS, encoded by the coding sequence ATGAAAGCTGTGATTCTCGCCGGCGGGCTGGGCACGCGCATCAGCGAGGAGTCGCATCTGAAGCCCAAGCCCATGATCGAGATCGGCGGCATGCCGGTCCTCTGGCACATCATGAAGATCTACTCCCACCACGGGATCAACGACTTCGTGATCTGCCTCGGCTACAAGGGCTACGCGATCAAGGAATACTTCGCCAACTACTTCCTGCACACCTCCGACGTCACCTTCGACATGACGCGAAACAGCATGGAGGTCCATGCCAGGCATGCCGAGCCCTGGCGGGTCACCCTGGTGGATACGGGCACCGAAACGCTGACAGGCGGGCGGCTCGCGCGCGTGCGCAGCTACCTCGGGGACGAGCCGTTCTGCTTCACTTACGGCGACGGCCTCGCCGATCTCGACATCGCGGCCGCCGTCCGCTTCCACCGCGCCCACGGCCGGCACGCGACGGTGACGGCGATCCAGCCGCCCGGCCGCTACGGGGCGCTGCGCCTGGACGAGGGGGAAGGCGCTGTGCGTGACTTCCAGGAGAAACCGGCAGGCGACGGTGGGTGGATCAACGGCGGATTTTTCGTGCTGGGCCCCGGCGTGTTCCCCTATATCGAGGGCGACCACACCAGCTGGGAGACCCAGCCGCTGCAGGACCTCGCGCGCGACGACCAGCTTCGCGCCTTCCGCCACACCGGTTTCTGGCAAGCCATGGACACGCTCCGCGACAAGAACCAGCTGGAGGACCTGTGGCAGGGCGGCGCACCGTGGAAGGTCTGGTCCTAG
- the rfbG gene encoding CDP-glucose 4,6-dehydratase produces the protein MFGGSYRDRRVLVTGHTGFKGSWLVAWLRELGAQVQGLALSPPTTPNHWDLLGLAMEGGLCDVRDARAVADAVAAFRPEVVFHLAAQSLVRASYDEPVDTWATNVMGTVHVLEACRRSNDVRAIVVVTSDKCYENREMERGYREDDPLGGHDAYSASKAAAELAAASYRRAFFDPAGRALVATARAGNVVGGGDWSRDRLVPDAMRAVAGGSRLEIRSPHAVRPWQHVLDPLAGYLLLGQRLIEGDRACAAAWNFGPSPESEQTVAKVLSGLKAHWPELEWSAGAGPHPHEPTLLHLDSAKARAELGWQPVWPLERTLEATARWYRDHLRSGLLRTHTDLHEFTADAARAGHAWARA, from the coding sequence ATGTTCGGCGGCAGCTACCGCGATCGACGCGTCCTGGTGACCGGGCACACCGGTTTCAAGGGGAGCTGGCTCGTGGCCTGGCTGCGCGAGCTCGGCGCACAGGTGCAGGGCCTCGCCTTGTCGCCGCCGACGACGCCCAATCACTGGGACCTGCTGGGCCTGGCCATGGAAGGCGGCCTGTGCGACGTACGCGATGCGCGCGCCGTGGCCGATGCGGTGGCTGCCTTCCGTCCGGAAGTCGTCTTCCACCTGGCCGCGCAGTCGCTGGTGCGCGCGTCCTACGACGAGCCGGTCGACACGTGGGCGACGAACGTGATGGGCACGGTCCACGTGCTGGAAGCCTGCCGGCGCTCCAACGACGTGCGCGCCATCGTCGTCGTCACGTCGGACAAATGCTATGAGAACCGGGAGATGGAACGCGGCTACCGCGAGGACGACCCGCTGGGCGGGCACGACGCTTACAGCGCCTCCAAAGCCGCCGCGGAACTGGCTGCGGCAAGCTATCGCCGGGCATTCTTCGATCCCGCAGGGCGTGCGCTCGTGGCGACGGCTCGCGCCGGCAACGTCGTGGGCGGCGGCGACTGGTCGCGCGACCGCCTGGTTCCCGACGCGATGCGCGCGGTGGCCGGCGGCTCTCGCCTGGAAATCCGCTCGCCGCACGCCGTGCGGCCCTGGCAGCACGTGCTGGACCCACTCGCGGGCTACCTGTTGCTGGGCCAGCGCTTGATCGAAGGCGATCGCGCCTGCGCAGCCGCATGGAACTTCGGCCCGTCGCCGGAGAGCGAGCAGACCGTTGCCAAGGTCCTGTCCGGCCTGAAGGCGCACTGGCCCGAGCTGGAATGGTCGGCGGGCGCCGGTCCGCATCCGCATGAACCAACCCTCCTGCACCTCGACAGCGCGAAGGCGCGCGCCGAACTCGGGTGGCAACCGGTGTGGCCGCTGGAGCGAACCCTGGAAGCCACGGCGCGGTGGTATCGCGACCACCTGCGCTCGGGCCTGCTGCGCACGCACACCG